In Miscanthus floridulus cultivar M001 chromosome 8, ASM1932011v1, whole genome shotgun sequence, the sequence gtatgtatataacaGGCGGGAATGTAACCTAAAAGACGAGTGTACTTTGTCACAAACTACTTCTATTTGCAATGACATGCTGTTACTGAAACGGAGAAAAACACCGTACACCTTGGTTACCAATATTTCCAGTACGCAATTCCAATCTTCTGCTTTATGTAATTAACTCTATAAGataaattttcaatttttttgttAATGTAGAACCTAGAACATTAGTGAGTTGTTAAGTTAGCACATCAGTCTAGCAGGCTAGCAGTTAATCTAGGCATTCCAATTTTTTTATGGATGGTTCATGGTTAAGACAGGATAATATCCTGGCATTGCACCCTTGCCATTTGCCTTGATAATTAGGCTTTTCCATATTGATGTTTGCATCTGTTGCTTGACTGGTCCAAAATAGCCAAGTAGGTAAATATTGATCTTCGAGGATCTAACTAGGATATTGCTTCACTGTCTTTAGTGCAAGTGAACTTTTTCTCACCAAATTATTGAAATAGGTATTGCCTCCCTTTATGCTTCAATTTTTAATGCCAATCTTTTGAAGGCACTGATATGTCCTGCATTGACTGAAAAGTACATCTGTAACATCCGACACAGATGGAAGCAAAAGCTGTAATAGATCTTCATTGATGTGTGGGTCTCTAATCACCATTCTTTACCTCAGGTACCGGTATTAATGAATGCCGTGGGTGGaattcttgttggtcttgtcacAACTTATGCAGGTGGCGTTAGAAAGGCAAGTGCCTAAACTGACATTAAATGAAAAGCAGCCATGCCTTTCATTGACATCTGGGAACTGGACTTTTTTTTCAGGGTTTTGTTATAGTGTCAGCTCTCCTTGTAACTGCACTGCTACAATTTGTGTTTGATGGGAAGCCACCATCGCTCTATTGCCTGATGGCATTACCACTTGTCGCAACAAGCATATTCATCTACCAGAAGTATCCATATGTTGATAGGAAGAAGAAAGACTGATGTGCATAATTGTCAGAGATGGGAAATATCATCAGCCGGATGTAATGCTAACCTCATCTTGTCCATAAGGCTGGAATTTGCACTGTCAAGTGGGCCAGATGCGACTCTTGAAGAGTTGCCTGTTCGTGAAGCTATGTTTCAATTATCTACTGATCTATATATAGAATTAAATTAGTAGGACACTAACCTGGAATCAGTTTCAGCAGGCAGTTGACATGCTTGCATGTAACTTCTTGAAGGAGGTTTCATATTAACGAAGTATTTACATGTGCAGCTGTCTATATTTGCACAGCATGAACCTATTGTATCTTTCATGGATTGTTATTTAGACTATGTGActtaatatatatttttatgatGACAGAAACTAAAAACCAATTATCGTGTGCTCAATCCTTCTCATTGAGAATCTGCACTATGTTAGTTGTTAGTTTTATCCTGCAATGACTTGTCTAATTCAGATGGTTTTGCTTGTCAATTGTGATTGCTACGGTTCCCACTCGGCCAGGGCAAAGCATCATGTGCATGATGTGCTCGTTGTCCCAGCATATGGTAGAGTGGAGGGTGTTAGACTGCTAGCTTGGGCCACTAGCATTGCTATATGGGCTGTTACGCCTTGGGCTTAGGCTGAGTGCGCCTGTAGGCGCCCCTTAGGGTTTTATGGTAGATGATCTTGGTCTAGACAAGGATCACtgttgattgggtgtttctataaacccttgACAATCCTTGCCTATATATATTGTACTCCTTTGGTACCTCCATAATCAATCTACTGAGTTTTCCCGAGTCATCTCTTCTTTCATGGTATCACGAGTCTGGGTATTCCCCTTGATTCTACCTCCGTTGCCCTAGCGCGCCTCTTCCCCTCGGCTACGCTCCTCTCTAGCGCGCCCTCCCCTCGGCTGCGCTCCTCCCACCGATGCCTGGGactcctccccctctcccaaatcggCAGCCGTCGTCGCCACCTCCAAGGCTGCCGTCCCCACAGTATCCAGCCTGGACTCCGATGCCCAGGCCAAGGCTGCTGCCGATGCGGATGCCGCTGCGCGCCTGCGCGCAGCCAATCGGAAGGCTGAGCACGATGCCGCCCTCGCACGCGCCGCCGCAGCTGAGCAGGAAGCCCAGGCCGCCGCTTTGGagcacgacgccgccgccgcctacgcTCGCGACGCCCTAGCACGCGCTGAGCAGGAACGCGCCGCCGCTGGCGCTCCCACGGACGGGGACGATGAGGACGACCTCTCCGATCACGCCTCCGACCACAACGACAACACCGATCTGCATCAAGCCCTCCTGCAAGAGGCTGCTGCAATCGCCAACCTCCACTCCCAGGCTGTTGCGGTCCAGAACATCCGCAATCTTGTCACGGTTGTTCTTGACCTCAACGTCGGCAATTTCAATCGGTGGCGCGACCAGTTCCTCCTCATCGTTGGGAAGTATTCCCTTCAACACCATGTCCTGCAGGACTTACCGGCGCCTGGTTTCCCTGACTGGCAGCGCATGGATTGTGTTGTCAAGTCATGGATCCTTTGCACCATCTCCGACGACCTCGCCGCGACGATCTCAGCGCGCAACTCCACTGCCCGCGACACTTGGCGCGCCGTGGAGTCCCAGTTCTTCAATAACCGCGAGACACGTGCCCTCCTCCTCGACGCCAAGCTCTGCAACTTCGTTCAAGGTGATCTGTCCATCACCGATTACTGCAAGGAGCTCAAGCGCATGGCGGACACGCTTGGTGACCTAGGTGAAATCGTCACCGACCGCACCCTCATCCTCAACCTCATTCGCGGTCTAAATGAGCGCTTCAAGACCGTCGGCATGCATCTCCGGTGAGGGCGCCCCTTCCCCACGTTCCTGGACGCGATGGTTGACCTCTTCCTGGAGGAGCTGACGATGGAGAACACGTCGTCGTCTCAATCGACAGAGCTCGCTGCTTCCACCACTACGTCAGCCCCGTCGCGTCCTCCTGTTGTTAAGCAGCCTGCAGCCTCCAGTTCAGGCTCCAGGGTGGCTCTGCTCCCTCAAAGAATCGCCGCGGAAAACGCGGCGGCCGGCGCGACGGCGCTGGTGGCAACCCGGCGCCCACTGGTACGCAGCAAGGTGCCCAGTCCAGCGCGCCCTTTGGTGGACAGTTTAAACCTGGCAGCTCTGGCTCCGGGGGCGCACCATGGCCCTCCTACCTCCCGTGGGCCGGGGCCATCCAAATGTGGCCTAGACCACAGCCTGGGCAGTGGCCTCCACTTGCGCCACTGCCTGGCACCCCTCAGCACGCTCTGCTGGCCCAGCAGACTCTTCAACAGCATGTTGTGCCTGCCCCGGTCATGGAGAACGCCGGGTCTTGGACTGCACCACCTCCCGGCTTCTGCCAACCGCACGCCGGACTTCCTACATGGGATTAGCCATCTCTGGCCTCGACATTCAGCACCATGACGCTGCAGCAGCCACAAAACAACAATGACTAGTACTTCGATTTAGGTGCAACCTCTCACGTGTCCTCACATTCCGATTCGCTTTCACATACTACTTCGCGGTATCCTACTCCATCGTCCATTGTTGTCGGTAACGGATCCTTACTCCCAGTTACATCCACTGGCTCTACAGTTATTTCACCGTCTTTACGTCTTAATAATGTGCTGGTTTCCCCACAACTTATTAAGAACCTAATTTATGTTCGCCAGTTCACTATCGATAACAATTGTTCTGTTGAGTTTGACCCGACTGGGTGTTCTGTGAAGGATCTTCTGTCTCGGAACGTGATCGTCAGGTGCAATAGCTCCGGACCGTTGTACCCTATCTGGCTGCCAGCTGCTCAATCCTTGGTCGTCGCCACCGAGTCTTCACTTTGGCATCGCCGCCTCGGTCATCCTAGACACGAGGCCCTCTCCAAGCTTGCGTCGAGTCTTCCTACTTGTCGTCATGATACTACTACCGTTTGTCATGCATGTCAATTAGGTCATCATGTGCGTCTTCCATTTCATTTGTCAACTTCTCGAGCGTCCAATAAATTTGATCTGATACATTGTGATATGTGGACATCACCTGTTCTTAGTGTCTCGGGCTATAAATATTACTTGGCTATTCTTGATGATTGTTCACATTATTTATGGGCGTTTCCTTTGAAGTTGAAATCTGACACTTTTCCGACAATCGCTCACTTTTTTGCCCTTGTGTCCACTCAGTTCGGCACCACCATCAAGGCAATTCAGTGCGACAACGGTCGTGAGTTTGACAACTCCAGCTCCCGCACGTTCTTCCTTACCCATGGTGTTCGCCTCCGCATGTCGTGCCCATACACTTCCGCCCAGAACGGTAAGGCCGAGCGTATCATTCGTTCTATTAACAATGTGATTCGCTCCCTACTGTTCCAGGCTTCCCTACTACCCTCATTCTGGGTCGAAGCTATGCAGACAGCCACATATCTCATTAACATCTTGCCCACCAAAACGCTGAGCTCATCCACCCCGCACTTCGCCCTCTTCGGCACAGCGCCCTCCTATGATCACCTACACGTTTTTGGCTGCACTTGTTATCCCAACTTGTTCACCATAGCTCCCCACAAACTTTCCCCTCGATCCACCTTGTGTGTCTTCCTGAGATATTCAGCTCATCATAAAGGATACCGCTGCCTTGATCTCTCTTCCAATAGAGTTATCATCTCTCGTCACGTCGTCTTTGACGAGTCAGCATTCCCCTATGCTGAGCGTGCCTCCACTCCATCCCCGGCAGACTTTGATTTTTTGGACATTACTGACTATGTGTCGGCTCCCATCGGACCAGCACATAAGTTTCTATCTACAGGCATTGGTCCTTCGACACTCGCATAGCCACGTGCGGCTACGGTTGACGCCGATGATGACCTGGCTGGTTCAGTAGCGCTTGATGCGCTCCTAGCTAGTCCACCAGTTGCGCCTGCCCCCTCGCCCACACAGCCACGTGCGGCCCCTGTGAAAGGAtgaagatgtccaagagggggggtgaattgggctaattctaaatttcttcgcaataaacaagtcctatggttagcccaattaaccccttgtgcctagagaagtgtttctattgatctaacgcacaaaagtttagcaacctagttccaatcctactctagcatggcaattctaggaatgtaaatgacaagaattgaaatgcttaaagtaaatgctcaaagtaaagagaggagaggaaacgcggcgatgttttgccaaggtatcggagagtcgccactccccactagtcctcgttggagcacccgtgcaagggtgtagctcccccttgatccgcgcaaggatcaagtgctctctacgggttgattcttcgacactccatcgtggtgaatcacccacaaccgctcacaacttgagttgggtcatccacaagctctccggatgatcaccaagctctccgatcaccaccaagccatctaggtgatggcgatcaccaagagtaacaagcacgaactctcacttgaccacgacaagcctagggagaagggtggatgcacactttgctactcttgatctcactaatgacggctctctttgggattctcaaatctcaatcacctcactaggaccttgctctttttggtaCTCTCTAAAGTGTGTTTCagttgttgaaatgagcaaaagtccctccacacatgagtggagcttctatttataagacaacctaaaaaacgaaccattatgtgcctctgcggggtgatcggacgctccggtcatgttgaccgaacgctctggtcagttcaacccgcacaccagtgtttaagtgttgaccggacgctgacagggtccgatcaccactgaccggacgcgtccggtcccatttttccctcactggatgcttactgtactcgaccggacgctggatccttagggtccggtcagaattgactggacgcattcggtcgcagattcactcttctggaaccttactggagtcgaccggacgctggatcctagcatccggtcactcgaccacttagcgtccggtcacaccagatgcAATCactttggtcaaatgaactgaccagaccctgcggccagcgtccagtcagtatttggccctccattcacttccaaccttcgatcatacgtgaatgaagtttgctccaaaggatctaagggctttgttggagctacctagtgctagacttagcaagtgtgcaccacacctaactcactagactcacctaggttaagctacccgtccataccccccttaatagtacggccaaaggaaaaaacaaagtcctaaactactctaagtgtctctccaactctaatcgacacttagaactagtcatccttaaccttgtcgtccatcctttgaaaaacgaaacgatttccatcgtaggggcatgacatccatgattgctcaatcgatctccattaccatgacctaacttaattgcctctgcaaaacacacgtagtcatagtaatcttgtattgtcattaatcaccgaaacccaacaaggggcctagatgctttcaatctccccctttttggtgattgatgacaataccacctcgagtatgtgaaagagttgaggtttttatcatgcttggatcatataagcttttgtcaataagaacaaaagagttaggcaagcttgtatgacccaagccaacataatatactcaaaagatattaaataagcatgagtacaagtaataaagcttatttgcatcggagtatacacgtggaagcaaggcaaatgagcataacacaagtgatatgacatataaatatttatgaagtagagagcacacatgtcatatatcacaatcacgtagatatcactatcacatagatatagtttaatgcatgaaggtaaacacacgaatgcatgatagtaatagtgtatcacacaaatagaaactccaaatgtaatagataataagctaatagataactaagctccccctaaataagtcgctcccctgagtctacatactcgaaccctctccccctttggcatcaaacaccaaaacctaagggctagtcggcggggctgcagcggacgagtcaggcgctgaagtacgaggagcaagctagaactgggtggcatcatcatctgaccctaagttctgtgctgactgaccctctgtggctgggAGCGTCGCTGAAGCGgtttgggtctgagctggggtaggtgctgcttgtgatgctgctggtatgtctATTGTAGGATCTGAGGATGCGATAGAAGAaggaagcctctgagtagtcacagcgataggagctgctgtagaaggacctggggcatgcatatgtggtggtgtaggcatccctgtcaactcgctaaaagatgctccaagactcctggagaatgacgtgtcaggcacaaatagcgaggatgactgatccggtgtgaagcccgtctgaaatgatgtgaactgtggggctaccactggcgatgataaccactaggacacctatactAGGggagaagcaaactgagctggaggctgtccctgactctgaagcccactgggctgtactgctggagtcgtcgtagtggaggcaggctaagcaagctggggtgaaggctatgactgtggagccccaagtgctgttactacatgctgcataaatcccataagc encodes:
- the LOC136470218 gene encoding uncharacterized protein, producing MTCLIQMVLLVNSVVATSKAAVPTVSSLDSDAQAKAAADADAAARLRAANRKAEHDAALARAAAAEQEAQAAALEHDAAAAYARDALARAEQERAAAGAPTDGDDEDDLSDHASDHNDNTDLHQALLQEAAAIANLHSQAVAVQNIRNLVTVVLDLNVGNFNRWRDQFLLIVGKYSLQHHVLQDLPAPGFPDWQRMDCVVKSWILCTISDDLAATISARNSTARDTWRAVESQFFNNRETRALLLDAKLCNFVQGDLSITDYCKELKRMADTLGDLGEIVTDRTLILNLIRGLNERFKTVGMHLR